From one Gammaproteobacteria bacterium genomic stretch:
- a CDS encoding IS5 family transposase: MAYDRALHDQGDITLWISQEATCAWTPPKVGKRGGQPVYSDLAIETAFTLRLLFHQPLRQTEGFLGCVLKLMGWSLPCPDHTTLSRRNATLELSRLDNRGAQGPIDLIVDSTGLEVCGQGEWHAKKHGEKHRKSWPKLHISVDDQGWIIASTVTDDRQQAPSQVPALLAQVDRQIERFIGAGIYDQEPVYAAVAGHSSGAKVIIPPRKDAVLSAKAATSPTQRDRHLSEMQRTDQFEWKRTSGYYNQSHAENAVSRYKRTFGGGLRAKRDDAQERAASLGCVLLNRLRELGRPQSYPLT; this comes from the coding sequence TTGGCGTATGATCGAGCGTTGCACGATCAGGGTGACATCACGCTATGGATCAGCCAAGAGGCGACCTGCGCCTGGACGCCTCCAAAAGTTGGCAAACGAGGCGGACAACCCGTCTATTCGGACCTCGCTATCGAGACGGCGTTTACCCTTAGATTGCTGTTTCACCAGCCGCTGCGCCAGACCGAAGGCTTTCTTGGCTGCGTCTTGAAGCTGATGGGCTGGTCGCTTCCGTGTCCCGATCACACGACCCTATCGCGACGAAACGCCACGTTGGAACTCAGTCGGCTCGACAATCGGGGGGCACAAGGGCCAATTGACCTGATCGTCGACAGCACGGGGTTAGAGGTGTGTGGCCAAGGCGAATGGCACGCCAAGAAACACGGTGAGAAGCACCGTAAGAGCTGGCCCAAACTGCATATCAGCGTGGATGATCAGGGTTGGATCATCGCTTCCACGGTGACGGATGACCGTCAGCAAGCTCCGTCTCAAGTGCCGGCATTGTTGGCCCAAGTGGATCGGCAAATTGAACGCTTCATCGGTGCTGGCATCTACGATCAAGAGCCCGTCTACGCCGCGGTGGCCGGCCATTCATCGGGAGCCAAGGTGATCATTCCCCCCCGCAAGGATGCGGTGCTGAGTGCCAAGGCCGCGACCTCACCGACGCAGCGGGATCGACATCTTTCAGAGATGCAGCGGACCGATCAGTTTGAATGGAAACGGACGTCGGGCTACTATAATCAATCCCATGCCGAGAATGCCGTTTCTCGTTATAAACGGACCTTCGGAGGCGGCTTGCGGGCGAAGCGGGATGACGCCCAGGAACGAGCAGCCTCACTGGGTTGTGTGTTGCTCAATCGACTACGGGAATTGGGTCGTCCTCAGTCCTATCCGCTCACCTAA